In Xanthomonas campestris pv. phormiicola, the DNA window TCGGTGCCGAGCCGCTGCAGGCTGGCCTCGAACTCGCGCAGCACGCCATCGCGGCTGTAGTCGAACGTGGCGCTGCGCCCGGCCACGGCGAAGCCGTCGCGGCCCGGCGCGGCACCGGCCTCGTCGTAGACGCGGCGCCCGACCTTGGTCGACAGCGTGTAGCTGGCGCGCGGCAGCCCGCGCAGGCCCTGCCCGAGCCGGCGCTCGCTCAGCCCGTAGCCGTAATACGGCGCGGTGTCGAAATGGCGGATGCCGGCGGCATGGGCATCGGCGACCGCGGCCAGCGCCACCGCCTCGTCCACTTCCGCATACAGGTTGCCGATCGGCGCGGCGCCGAAGCCGAGCGTGGCGATGCGCACCTCGCTGCGGCCCAGCGGGCGCTGCGCGATCGCGCCGGGTGCGGCGTCGGCGATGGCGGCGTTCAACGGCACCGGCGTCGACCTTCCCCGATCGCCGAGGCGGACCGCCCGCTCGACCTCCAGGATCGCTTGCTGCCCAGCTTGCGCATGCCACGCCTCCGCCCACCTGGGGCCAGATCGGATGGTGCCGGATCGCGCCGCCCTGCCTGCTGGCGCCGCGTGCCGACTGTTCGTATATGAATATAGCAATCATAAGTGAACAATCAACGACGCGGTGCAGCATTGGGGCTGGGAGACGGGAATGGGGAATCGGGAATGGGTAGAAGCAGTTCCCCGGCGCGGCGGGGTTGCGAGCAGGCGGGGAGCGCCGGCGGGCCGGGAATCGGGAGCTGGGAGAGCGGCCCGGTAGGGCCAGGGCCGCGATCAGGCTGGAATTGCCAGGCCCAGCCGGTTCCACACATCCGCTGGGCGTTGCAGCAGCGGCAGCGGCGTATGCGGCTGCAGCGCGGCCGGCAGGGTGTAGCCCCAGCCGACGCCGGCGAAGGCGATGCCGGCCTGGCGCGCGGCGTCGGCGTCGCGGATCTCGTCGCCCACGCACAGCGCACGCGCGGCCGGCACCCGGCATGCCTTCAGCGCTGCGCGCAGCTTGCGGCGCTTGCCGAACACGGCGGCGCCGCAGCCGATGTGGCGGAAACGTGCGGCCAGTTCGGCGCCAAGCACGCGCTCGACGTTGTCGCGGCTGTTGGAGGTCACCAGGGCCAGCTGCATGCCGGCCTGGGCGAGTGCGTCCAGCAGCTCGGCCATGCCGTCGAACAGCGCGATGCGCTCGATCTGCGCGGCCATCAGCGCACGCATGCGCCGCGCCACCGCCGGCACCCGCCACCAGCAGATGCCGCTGCGCGCCATCAATTCGCGCGCGCTCAGGCTGCGGATGTCCTGCAGCCGCGCCGGCTCGAAGCGGCGGAAGCCGAACTCGTCGGCGACGTCGTTGATGGTGTCCACGAACCAACCGAAGGAATCGGCCAGGGTGCCGTCGAAATCGAAGATGATCAGGTCGTAGCGCCGCATGCCGCCGCAGCATGCCGCAGCGTCCGTCGCGCCGCCAGCCTGGCCGCGCGCTGTGGCGGCATCGGTCAAGCCGGAGCCGGCCGCGGCCGGCCCCGGCGCCGGCTCAACCGCAGCAGTAGCAGACCAGCGGCTGGCCGGGGCCGCCCGGCCCCAGCTCGCCGCCGAACGGCGCGCATTCCTGCTGACACGCCCAG includes these proteins:
- a CDS encoding HAD-IA family hydrolase, which gives rise to MRRYDLIIFDFDGTLADSFGWFVDTINDVADEFGFRRFEPARLQDIRSLSARELMARSGICWWRVPAVARRMRALMAAQIERIALFDGMAELLDALAQAGMQLALVTSNSRDNVERVLGAELAARFRHIGCGAAVFGKRRKLRAALKACRVPAARALCVGDEIRDADAARQAGIAFAGVGWGYTLPAALQPHTPLPLLQRPADVWNRLGLAIPA